From the genome of Mycobacterium dioxanotrophicus, one region includes:
- a CDS encoding transcriptional regulator, translating to MEEGDTDDGIARAGAAAAARRRELGISQRELARQKVITAPALIHFEKGRSWPRERTRHTLEELLQWPAGTIARIRAGSTADEVAAPPPDGSESAVLVVDALKLALARFDTAIDDLPPASSPDFAKRASTILADLRKLEALAARAMRHSQGSPAEVVKSLGLIRRRYDELMLKAAAHPDASLGQRLYAARRRANLSAGEAAAVGGLSAELVESAETGKPMDPGSAARVEALIAELAEP from the coding sequence GTGGAGGAAGGCGACACAGACGACGGGATTGCCCGCGCGGGTGCCGCTGCCGCAGCTCGCCGACGTGAATTGGGGATTTCCCAGCGCGAGCTGGCACGCCAGAAAGTCATCACCGCCCCGGCGCTGATCCACTTCGAAAAGGGCCGGTCCTGGCCCAGGGAGCGCACCAGGCACACCCTGGAAGAACTTTTGCAGTGGCCGGCGGGAACGATAGCGCGCATCCGGGCCGGGAGCACAGCTGATGAAGTGGCCGCCCCGCCGCCGGATGGGTCCGAGAGCGCTGTGCTGGTGGTGGATGCGCTCAAGTTGGCCCTAGCCCGCTTCGACACTGCGATCGACGATCTGCCCCCGGCCTCGTCACCCGACTTCGCAAAACGCGCGTCGACGATCCTGGCTGACCTGCGCAAGCTAGAGGCTCTTGCCGCGCGGGCGATGCGCCACAGCCAGGGCTCGCCAGCTGAGGTGGTCAAGTCTCTGGGGCTCATTCGCCGCCGCTATGACGAACTCATGCTCAAGGCCGCGGCCCATCCGGACGCCTCACTGGGCCAGCGGCTCTACGCCGCACGGCGCCGGGCGAACTTAAGCGCCGGTGAGGCGGCCGCGGTGGGCGGGCTCTCGGCGGAGCTGGTGGAGTCTGCCGAAACGGGCAAGCCGATGGACCCAGGAAGCGCTGCGCGGGTGGAAGCGTTGATCGCCGAACTCGCCGAGCCGTGA
- a CDS encoding WhiB family transcriptional regulator, whose product MTVTLERPTVRDSTLPCISDPDRWAAGGEDPELKALCRGCPRRWQCAKDALDTPGAEGMWSGVNLPKEGRGRKFALRQLRSLAAHGGFNVADEAGADD is encoded by the coding sequence GTGACAGTGACACTGGAACGACCAACGGTGCGCGACAGCACCCTGCCATGCATTTCCGATCCGGATCGGTGGGCCGCCGGCGGCGAAGATCCGGAGTTGAAAGCACTATGCCGTGGCTGCCCGCGCCGCTGGCAATGCGCCAAAGATGCCCTCGACACCCCCGGCGCCGAAGGCATGTGGTCAGGGGTCAACCTCCCCAAAGAGGGCCGAGGCCGCAAATTCGCGCTGCGCCAACTTCGATCACTAGCCGCCCATGGCGGATTCAACGTCGCAGACGAGGCCGGCGCAGACGACTAA